One segment of Meriones unguiculatus strain TT.TT164.6M chromosome 3, Bangor_MerUng_6.1, whole genome shotgun sequence DNA contains the following:
- the LOC110563521 gene encoding zinc finger protein 431-like isoform X1, with product MDRVTFDDVHVNFTPEEWALLDPCQKSLYKEVMLETYRNLIAISYNWEDNNIEEHCQSSRRHGRHERSHTNKKPYKCNQYDKAFSQYHHLQMNKKTYTGEKTYECNQCGKAFARHSHLQCHERTHTGEKPYECNQCGKAFSLYSSLQKHERIHSGEKPYKCIQCGKAFSQHSSLQVHKRTHTGEKPYECSQCGKAFASHSNLQCHERTHTGEKPYECNQCGKAFARLSHLQCHERIHTGEKPYECKQCGKAFARHSHLQNHERIHTGEKPYECNQCTKAFACHSNLQIHTRRHTGEKPYECNQCGKAFTSHFSLQIHKRKHTGEKLHECDQCGKDFACHSSLQIHKRKHTGEKPYECDQCGKAFARLSHLQCHERIHTGEKPYECNQCGKAFARLSHLQRHERTHTAVKPYECNQCGKSFACQSSLHIHKRTHTGEKPYKCNQCNKAFSGQGNLLIHKRTHTGEKPYECDQCVKAFTRQIYLLIHKRTHTGEKPFECNQCGKAFAHHSQLQRHERIHSVEKPYNYKLM from the exons GATAGAGTGACCTttgatgatgtgcatgtgaacttcactccagaagagtgggctttgctggatccttgccagaagagtctctacaaagaagtgatgctggagacctacaggaacctcattGCTATAA gctataATTGGGAAGACAAcaatattgaagaacattgtcaaagttctagaagacatggAAG GCATGAAAGAAGTCATACTAAcaagaaaccctacaaatgtaatcaatatgataaagccttttcacaatacCATCATctccaaatgaataaaaaaacatatactggagagaaaacttatgaatgtaatcagtgtgggaaagcctttgcacgtCACAGTCATCTTCAGTGTcatgaaagaactcatactggagaaaaaccctatgaatgtaatcaatgtgggaaagccttttcattGTATAGTAGTCTCCAaaagcatgaaagaattcatagtgGAGAGAAGCCCTATAAATGCattcaatgtggtaaagccttttcacaacataGTAGTCttcaagtgcataaaagaacacatactggagagaaaccttatgaatgcagtcagtgtggtaaagcttttgcaagtCACAGTAATCTTCAGTGTcatgaaagaactcatactggagagaaaccttatgaatgtaatcagtgtgggaaagcctttgcacgtCTCAGTCATCTTCAATGTcatgagagaattcatactggagagaagccctatgaatgtaaacaatgtgggaAAGCTTTTGCACGCCACAGTCATCTTcaaaatcatgaaagaattcatactggagagaaaccctatgaatgtaatcaatgtactAAAGCTTTTGCATGTCATAGTAATCTCCAAATACATACAAGaagacatactggagagaaaccctatgagtgtaaccaatgtggaaaagcctttacATCTCACTTTAGTCtgcaaatacataaaagaaaacatactggagagaaactccATGAATGTGatcaatgtggtaaagacttTGCATGTcacagtagtctccaaatacataaaagaaaacatactggagagaaaccctatgaatgtgatCAATGTGGGAAAGCGTTTGCACGTCTGAGTCATCTTCagtgtcatgaaagaattcatactggagagaagccctatgaatgtaatcaatgtggtaaagcctttgcacgtctCAGTCATCTTCAAAGGCATGAAAGAACGCATActgcagtgaaaccctatgaatgtaatcaatgtgggaaaTCCTTTGCATGTCAGAGTAGTctccatatacataaaagaacacacactggagagaaaccctataaatgtaatcaatgtaatAAAGCCTTTTCAGGACAGGgtaatctcctaatacataaaagaacacacactggagagaaaccctatgagtgtgatcaatgtgttaaagcctttaCACGTCAGATttatctcctaatacataaaagaacacatactggagagaaaccttttgaatgtaatcaatgtgggaaagcctttgcacatcacagtcAACTTCAAAGGCATGAAAGAATCCATTCTGTAGAGAAACCGTACAATTACAAATTAATGTGA
- the LOC110563521 gene encoding zinc finger protein 431-like isoform X2: protein MLETYRNLIAISYNWEDNNIEEHCQSSRRHGRHERSHTNKKPYKCNQYDKAFSQYHHLQMNKKTYTGEKTYECNQCGKAFARHSHLQCHERTHTGEKPYECNQCGKAFSLYSSLQKHERIHSGEKPYKCIQCGKAFSQHSSLQVHKRTHTGEKPYECSQCGKAFASHSNLQCHERTHTGEKPYECNQCGKAFARLSHLQCHERIHTGEKPYECKQCGKAFARHSHLQNHERIHTGEKPYECNQCTKAFACHSNLQIHTRRHTGEKPYECNQCGKAFTSHFSLQIHKRKHTGEKLHECDQCGKDFACHSSLQIHKRKHTGEKPYECDQCGKAFARLSHLQCHERIHTGEKPYECNQCGKAFARLSHLQRHERTHTAVKPYECNQCGKSFACQSSLHIHKRTHTGEKPYKCNQCNKAFSGQGNLLIHKRTHTGEKPYECDQCVKAFTRQIYLLIHKRTHTGEKPFECNQCGKAFAHHSQLQRHERIHSVEKPYNYKLM, encoded by the exons atgctggagacctacaggaacctcattGCTATAA gctataATTGGGAAGACAAcaatattgaagaacattgtcaaagttctagaagacatggAAG GCATGAAAGAAGTCATACTAAcaagaaaccctacaaatgtaatcaatatgataaagccttttcacaatacCATCATctccaaatgaataaaaaaacatatactggagagaaaacttatgaatgtaatcagtgtgggaaagcctttgcacgtCACAGTCATCTTCAGTGTcatgaaagaactcatactggagaaaaaccctatgaatgtaatcaatgtgggaaagccttttcattGTATAGTAGTCTCCAaaagcatgaaagaattcatagtgGAGAGAAGCCCTATAAATGCattcaatgtggtaaagccttttcacaacataGTAGTCttcaagtgcataaaagaacacatactggagagaaaccttatgaatgcagtcagtgtggtaaagcttttgcaagtCACAGTAATCTTCAGTGTcatgaaagaactcatactggagagaaaccttatgaatgtaatcagtgtgggaaagcctttgcacgtCTCAGTCATCTTCAATGTcatgagagaattcatactggagagaagccctatgaatgtaaacaatgtgggaAAGCTTTTGCACGCCACAGTCATCTTcaaaatcatgaaagaattcatactggagagaaaccctatgaatgtaatcaatgtactAAAGCTTTTGCATGTCATAGTAATCTCCAAATACATACAAGaagacatactggagagaaaccctatgagtgtaaccaatgtggaaaagcctttacATCTCACTTTAGTCtgcaaatacataaaagaaaacatactggagagaaactccATGAATGTGatcaatgtggtaaagacttTGCATGTcacagtagtctccaaatacataaaagaaaacatactggagagaaaccctatgaatgtgatCAATGTGGGAAAGCGTTTGCACGTCTGAGTCATCTTCagtgtcatgaaagaattcatactggagagaagccctatgaatgtaatcaatgtggtaaagcctttgcacgtctCAGTCATCTTCAAAGGCATGAAAGAACGCATActgcagtgaaaccctatgaatgtaatcaatgtgggaaaTCCTTTGCATGTCAGAGTAGTctccatatacataaaagaacacacactggagagaaaccctataaatgtaatcaatgtaatAAAGCCTTTTCAGGACAGGgtaatctcctaatacataaaagaacacacactggagagaaaccctatgagtgtgatcaatgtgttaaagcctttaCACGTCAGATttatctcctaatacataaaagaacacatactggagagaaaccttttgaatgtaatcaatgtgggaaagcctttgcacatcacagtcAACTTCAAAGGCATGAAAGAATCCATTCTGTAGAGAAACCGTACAATTACAAATTAATGTGA